The following DNA comes from Cheilinus undulatus linkage group 4, ASM1832078v1, whole genome shotgun sequence.
GTGATGAACCCTACGGGGAATTTCCCGCCGCTGCTCCGCTGTTGAAACCTTACTGCGGTTTATTTGTCGGCTGCAGCAGCTGCGAGCCGAGACTGAGAACAGAAAGTGgatggagaggagggaggacagCCATTTTCTATGTCGTTGCTCACATTAATGCGAGCAGAAAGCGCTTTTATTGGCGGGCTGCAGCCGAGGAAATGGTTGAGAGCTGCTTCCCGACGCGGAATCGAGTGCCCCCGTTACCAGACAACAGGCACATGTTACGTTTAACTCGCAGCAAAAAATGACCGTTGTGTCGGGTTTAGGAAGTAGGCTGTGACATGTCGGTGCTTCTTTGAACATCTTCTCTTTGAATCGCCCCCCCGGTTCTGGTTCTTCTGGGACACAGCGCCTGAGTGCAGGAAACACGAAACCGTGAAAATAAAAGACGTTATGTCATAAAAGCTGAACCTGCAGGTCGCCTCCTGCTGTGTCTCTCTCAGCATGTGAGCATTTATCCAACTCACATCTGACATGAGCAGCTGTTCAGGTCAGAATGATGAACTACAAAGGCGGGATTCAAGTGTTAGCTAGAGCATTTATGCAATTTGACGACAATCATCGCCATCGCAcacattttctgcctgttcttgTGAAACTGAACTGTTCAGGTAGTTGATGCTCCGATTCAGCTACTTAGCTAGAACTTCATTGCTCATGTGAGCACTGAATTTGCTGAGACTGCTTTAAAGAATGAAATGCTCGGCTCTCTGTAAAAGTAAACTAGGCCCGAGCAGGTGCTGCAGAACTCACATGTAAAAAGGCTGTTGGTCAGTCTGAATGTAGGCAGCTAGCCACAGGCTCTGTGTTAACTCAGCCTGCAGACAAGGGTTGGAATTAACTTTTTGTCtacctgccactgtggctggtggaTTAAAATATAtctaacatattttttttatcagtttctcttttttaacaaGCAGCATTATTTAACAAGTTACAATAAAAATCAAGGCTTACAGTATTCTGGTTATAGGcacttttttgaccaatttctcCTGTACTTGACCATGCAAATATTAGCTGTGCTTCCTACAGGGGCACTGAAAACAGGCATGCTCCTGCATTATGCTTTTCAGACTCACTGCAatttgtttattgttgtttattgtttattgcaaggatagccccttgagatgcaTCATCTCATTTTTGGTCCTGTGCATTTTCTGCAGTCTCGAGCCAAAATTCAGGCTTTGTTGAACTTTTTTAGacttgcaaaaaacaaaacatcagtttaaaCACACCTTAGCAGATGTACCAGTTGCAGTGGAGAAATACTCTCATgaaactgagaaaaatcatcCCACCACACAGCGGCCTTTAAACTTTTGACCATAGCTCTGACACAGGGCAAAGGAGGCAGGTTTAATTGGTCAGTGTAGGCCCGCTCAGATTTGCTCATAAAGTCAGCAGGAAGAAGCAGATAAAAAAGGGTTTCATTTATGCCGGTTACTGTCACTAAATCACTCTTTTAGGTTAGGCTATGTTTATTTTCCTACTCCAGTGGCTGGTAGGTTAAGCAAAATCATctgacactgctcaaaaataccaACATTGATCAACATCATTTGGTTGATCGCAGAAATAAGAACTGTCTTTTTTGACTCTGAAACAGTTCTTCATTTGGTACAATATAGTTTTTAAGAAATCACAGGAATCTAGCAAAGTTTCAACCAATAAAGGTGAGAAAAATAATATACTTatataacacttttaaaaataacaggttCATAACATGCTTTGacatgcagcaaaacaaagtAGTAGAACCCAAAATTAAAgagaaagacaacaaaacatcaGATACCTAAACAGCATCAAGAGAACCcttaaaaaccaaaacaaaacccCAACTTGGATAGAAAACCCACTTTAACATTCCCAGATGTCTCAAGAACTATCACATCCAAAGACTGTAAGAACAAAGACATCACATGCCATATGACTGTGTATGGACTATTTATTTACAGGCATATAGGTGTATGAAGTATGGCtattaaaaacaagactaatgctgtaatacaaCTAAATCAatcataaacaaacatttttcattatacTCCTTCTGCATCAGCACACCGTTGCATTCAAGTTCCACTGATCATGGCAGGGCAGGAAGTCTTCTTCAGACAGCTGTCTCAGAACCTccttcttttcttaacttctgacaGACTCTAAACTTTGATcttaggaaaaaggaaaaagtcacacagtGCTGATACCCTTAATGTCAAGGAAaatcaacatggccttgaagTTGGCTGTGCTTTGTggtgctttcttcatccttggcgATGATGATGTTTTCCAATGTAGCTACTGCCGTTTCGTCTCAGGATTGTACTGGAAGTTCAATCGCACGTAATCACTCCTTGAAACATGTGTTTCCTtcagtttgttccaaaatgGCTCCACAagtttgcttgcattttttcttttagtcaGGAGTtagaagttttgggacaactttggcacacacttttaACACGTTCAAATTTCCATGCTAAATTTACCAAATTGTCTTTTTATCAATgaagaccatttctgctatcattcttatacTGAGTTGTTGATCATTTCAAACAATTTGTTCAatttattgaatgttttcagaagtttttgatggtCATGGGCACCCAGAAAGTTCATCATCTTGGACATCATCTCTGCCTCcacaaaatcttttgtgccattcaaacacacgtgtacatgacatgcagtgttccaCATATACCTCGGCTATTGTATGAAAAGATTCAGCTCCTGCTTTGTTCAGTTTCACTAGAATTTTAAGTTATTGtgttgctcaacttttaagctaatcattttccGATTTgttagcaaaaacatggcacTTTAATCagtagcagtgaactaaagacgtcacgtattggaaacttacagcagttgtgagTGAaccttttatatatatatatatatatatatatatatatatatatatttatatataacctttatatatatatatataacctttcggatcatcaaaccaatttttatatttcacaaagacaacccaagtaaatacaaaatgcagtgtctgaatgataatttaattttctaaggtgggaaaaaattccaaacctatctgggcctatgtgaaaaagtaattgcctcccttgttaaatcatgagttaactgtgattaaccacagttcttcgAAAatcctccaatatggctgagtttaAACAATTCTACAaaaaagagtgggccaaaatccctccacagtgatgccaaagactcatcaccagttatcacaaatgcttgatttcagttattgctgccaagggtggcacaaccagtcaATAGGTTCGGGGGggattacttttttacatagggccagataggtttggatttttttccccccttaaaaaattaaataatcattcagacactgcattttgtatctacttgggttgtctttgtgaaatataaaaattattttgatgatccgaaacatttaagtgtgataaatgtgcgaaaacatcaggaatcagaaagggggcaaatactttttttcacagcactgtataacACTCAGTttgactgtgaaccacaggTTTTATTCTCATAAACACAGTATAGCCATACCTCGTTGATTATGATTGCTAAATTGTAAATCCCAGATTAACACTACACAATGTTTGATATAAGACATTCACCATCAAGCACTAGTGCTCAGGTGTGCTAAGCTTATTTATACtgaatgctgaaaaaaaaaagtttcaaatacTCAACATAGTGCACCAGGTCATGATAATGTAAATAATTAATCTGACACGAATTGTTCCAATTGCTGTGATCCCCATGAAGCTGTTCTAACATGACATCTGGCTGGCTGTGCATCACACCCACTGATACATCATGCAGTCAGTACATGGTGTACCTATAACTGAGAGGCATGGTGCACAGATGATCACTTTAATTGAAtaacaaaaagggaaaaggaTATAAGCAATGACCTGTTAATTAAGTCATGCCCCATGTACAGGGGTGGGTTCAAGTCCAACCTGCAGCCCCTTCCCTGCATATCATTTCCCTCTCTTTCCCAGGTTTCCTACTCTGTTCACTATCCTATCAGATTAAAAAGCGAAAGTCCTAtcaaaacttggaaaaaatgggggtACAAACGCACAATATTATAAGCATGATATGGTTTGTGTTAGATCATagcataaaaaattaaatatatgtaTCAGGTaagaaaatttctaaaatttacAGCTAGTGTATTGGCAGTTCATATTGGCAAAATGTACCAGAATGCTTCACTATAAGAGGTGAAATAATACGTTTGAGGAGATCCAaaagacctacatcagctgaaccTGTTCTGGTTTTCTTCCTcctttcttaaactttaaagtaaacTTAAAATAGCAAGAGCAGGGTGTTCTTTTCAAGAACTTACTCAGTATTGTCTCAGGGAATTGTTATGCAATTAGGAGAATGTGTTTTAATTCTGGAGTGTAAGCTtcataaaaggtcaaatttttaGCACTCTATGTTGCTCACTGTGTCTGCATGTTGTTACACTGCCCGTAGCTTTACAACAATACATAGAGAGCTTGGTTTGACTGTTACTATTAAATACATATGACATATAATGTACATGTCATCAGAACAACTTGCTGCCAGTTTTCATTATTGCATGTCTGTATTTGAGTAGAATGCAACTATAATTTATAGTGGAATCAAATGTTTGTCTTGTCTTATGCCATTTTCTAAAACACAGACTGTCACAATAAGAGGAACAGGTCAGTTCTAGCACAGAGGAGACTCAGTGTTCTTTACTTGCCCCTTTCGCTCCTGATCACTCTGTTTGGCAGATAACCAGCTCTTGGAATAGTCCTGTTTGTGCCAAACTTCCTCCATTAGAGAATGATAGAGACATCTGAACTCTTGgaaaccttcagagcagcagatttttgtagccttcccctgctctgtgccttgcaactatcctgcaggcagttcctttgacctctgCTGGGTCcttgctctgatatgcactgtcagctgtgaggccttctgcggagaggtgtgtgcctttccaaatcatgtccaatcaatgtaatttaccacaggtggactccagtcaaagtgtagaaacatctcagcgaCAATCAAGAGATAGGGAGGAACCTGGgctacatttcaagtgtttttgcaaagggtctgaattcTTCTGTCAAtgcgatatttcagtgttttgtttttaataaaattctgttttcactaaGTCATtgtggggtactgagtgtataTGAATGGGAATGCAAaatttttgactgtagcattaggctgcaacataaaattaaaagaagtgaagggggtctgaatactttctgaatgcactgtgtcTCAGTATCCACTCAAATGTGATCACACCATTAGCATGTAGGCTAACAGCAAGAATCAGATACCAGGTCATAAAAGGAGACTTGCCCCAATCATTCACATCAATGAGTTGTTAGCACAGGAAACATCACTACTTTGGATTTTTACTAAGGTTGGTATGAGAGTACAGGTCTTAACACACTGGGTCCGTTATTTTCGGATGCGTTTTTTTCTCGGATCCTTAATCTGAAAAAACGTCTCGCACTCGGACCTTGCACGCTGGGTATgatgcgtttttatttgccttcactgcaagAATCTGCAGAATGTCGGAAATTGTTTCATACTGCGAGCATGtgtctgtcactcctttaaatcccgctggatccatcctgacagagagcttcatcaCGCGCTCATGCATCATAGCGCTGAGCCAatatggagagatggagagtaACCTTTTAATTCAGCCTCTGTTACAACCTGTGTGTAGGCTAAAAacatgcctttatctgttatatgcCCATatctgatatccacataatacactgGCAAACTGTGGTGTTTGCAGTGAGGTTTCGGtgcaagagagagggaggggttgGGCAGGGGTTGGCGACCAAgtgagaataaagcaacaggcactgatctgaatcatcaatcaccagttatatttccatgattgatatccacataataaataagcaaactttggtgtttaaagtgaggtttggtgcgagagagggagaggggagagagaggaggagtcTGTCCAGGGTGAGCAAGTGAGGAGGAAGCAGcgggcactgttttgaatcatcactcaccaatctaaatgacttggactgatgtgacattttgcataaaatcgaacctgtaccggaaaaaaatataacagaCAAAAATTTCGGcttcagtgtgcaaacatgattataacaacatgagctcaattttcttttttaacatgcgAAAAATTCAGACAAAATAAACGGACTCAgttgtgcaaaggcctttagtcattaaaaaatgcacacaagTCCATTAAACACttgcaaacaattttattattGCAAATTGTACCATTGGAagccttcatttttttaaagtctgcaCAGAACATAAAAAGTGCATCTGATCACACAGAGCAGCTCAATGCACTCCAGAGTGCTGGAGGGGCTTTCTATAAAAGAAGAGCAGGAATGTAGCCTATGTCACAACAAGACTGATCTGATTTTGACAAGAATGTGTGCTTTTTGATAGCTTTTGACTGACTAAATGTGGCAATTACAAGCACATTTAACCCCTTACATAACAACAAACATATTAGGACAACAGAGAACAGAAACACGAGCTTCTGAATCCTGAAGAAGTGGACTGGTTGAGCAGATCTGTCAGGATACACAGCTCAGCCTGCAGTGTTACAATactttggaggaaaaaaagacatgaatcAAGTCACTGCATGATGgtaaacttaaaataaattatgCCATGGTTATGCTTTGACAGCTTTAACAGATTTGTGCTCTGGATCAGATCTCAAGGTGATCAGAGATCAAACATAGAACATCAACTTTAAACAATCTTTCATTCAAAAGGCTGCTCAGTTTCCCTTACAACAATGCATTTcacgtttattgacagaggTGCTTCAGTTTTCTTTATCTGCTTGTTTAAGCATGCCTTATGGCACAATCTGTACTAACAGCATTCATCCTTGTTGAaatctgtccatctgtcctcacacacatgctcattcactcactcacacaaacacagtgtaATTTACCATGTTTCAATATAATCTTTCTTTTGTACAAAACTCTCCATAAAGCCTACATTTGTCGAACATTTTCTGAGATGCAGACTCGAGTGTACAATCAAATTACATCCATAGAAAAGTATTTACAAGGATTAAGTGCATCTCCAATAAAAGTTCTGGCCTTTATTTAGCCTAATTCGTTGTTTAAACCATGTTTGAAAGAGCTGAAATTAGATACTGCATGTAATAAAATCTCCAGGAATAACAACAGGTAGAGCTTATAAAGATATGCAAATAACGCAATATAGGAGCTTTTCTTAATCTGAACtatacaaaaagaaaacatcagggGTCCATTTGTACATTCAATGAtctgaaaatacaaataaatctgTAATTTACATTTGTACAGTCAGTACCCGGTTCTGTTATGCAGCAACGTATTCTTTAAATGTGACTGTGAGGCAGTTTGTTGTGATGTCTGTGATCACAATATTCCCCAGGAAAGGCTGGAAAGAGGGAAACGTCTGGTCATTCCTCTTTTTGTGGTTGAAAACAGACAGTGAATCgaccttttcttcttctgtggctttttttgtttcagtttgggGCTCATTTTCTGTCTGTGCTGTTTGTGTTCCTGTGTCTGCTTCGTCCCGTGTGAGTGTTTCAGCATGTGTTACAGTCTCAACCTGCATGTGTGTTTCAGTCTGAGCAGGGCTCGGCCTGGACTTGACCATGCTCAAATCCATGGGTTCCTCCTGGTCTGCATACTCACAGAGCGGCAGTCCCATGTGAGTCTGGTGTCCGTTTCGATCAACGCTGACATTCTGCACAGGAGAAGAAACTGCATTAGGAGCGCTGATACTCCTAGAGCTGAAAAACCGTTTAGTGCTCCCATGTTCCTCACTGTCAGTGTCAGAAAAGTGTCGCTTCAGTCCCTGAAATCCACCTTGACTTCCTTTTTTGTCCAGTGAAGGGGGAACTCCCTTATCCAAAGGCAGGGGGGGCAGATTAGACTTGGTTGTCAATTGTAAAGGCTGATCCGCTGGAGGCTGCCCCTCACCCCTGACCTCGACATGTTTATCCTGTTCCGTCACAGTTGGCTCCATTTTAGGGGACTGTTCTTTTTCTCTGGGGCAATCGCTGTTAAATCCAGAAGTGGGAACAGTTGGCTTGTCATTGGAGTGTTTTGCAAATCCATTCATGAGGCCGAGCTTCTTGACAAGTCTCATCTTCTCCAGGTGGTTCTCTGTGCTGCTATCAGTCCTTGGCGGTGTTTTTTCAGTGCTTCCTGAATCACCGTTTTTAATCTTGGCTGCCTTCATACCATTCTCCATGTACTTGCTCATGACTATCACAATCCGCCcgttcttgtttttgtttttcacaatCTTTAGCTTGCTGCTGCTGACACCGTTAGACTGCGGTACAGTGTCCTCTTTAGGTTTGACCCTTTCAGGCTCTTGGTGTCCGTTAAGGTCTGCTGGAAGCTTCTTCAGCTCCATGGTAATATCCTTGACTTTTGTGAGGCAGCCTGAGTCTTTGTCCcgcacccatttctgctgcagtACCGGAGGAAGGTTGTACCCCTTGTTGGCCAGCTCTGGAGCTTTAACTTCTCTGGGTTTAGCAAACATGGGCTCATGCACCTTAAGGTCTGGCTGGTAGTGGTGGTGCTTCTTGCTGTTGAGCTGATAGTAGAACTTCTTTCCATTGGCCTGTTGCTCGGCCTCACGCTCCCTGCACAGCGGTTGGTACTGGTGGTGCTTTTTGCTGTTCAGCTGATACTGCTGACCCTGGGGACGCAGCATCTGGATGGGGCTGCTCTTCTGACAGCTGTCCTCATCCAAGGATGCCTCATGAAGATCTGCCAGAATGCTGGATCTCCGAGCAAAGGAGGGGACCTGCAAAACAAGGCAGagatttttgttatttaaggagtttgaaaaaaatctatattaacCATAGAAATACAAATTTGAGTTGACTGAATACTATCTCAAACTTCCTTCCTGATCAAGCCTGGTATTGAACCAGAGAACTCATAATTGTAAGATGCCATCAGTTACCACTGTGCTATATGGTCACATCATTCGGCTTTATCATACTTAGATTTATCTTTGTGCCAACCATTTCCTTTTGActtat
Coding sequences within:
- the LOC121507962 gene encoding E3 SUMO-protein ligase CBX4-like; amino-acid sequence: MELPAAGEHVFAVESIEKKRSRKGRIEYLVKWRGWSPKYNTWEPEENILDPRLLDAFQDRERQEQLMGYRKRGPKPKHLLVQVPSFARRSSILADLHEASLDEDSCQKSSPIQMLRPQGQQYQLNSKKHHQYQPLCREREAEQQANGKKFYYQLNSKKHHHYQPDLKVHEPMFAKPREVKAPELANKGYNLPPVLQQKWVRDKDSGCLTKVKDITMELKKLPADLNGHQEPERVKPKEDTVPQSNGVSSSKLKIVKNKNKNGRIVIVMSKYMENGMKAAKIKNGDSGSTEKTPPRTDSSTENHLEKMRLVKKLGLMNGFAKHSNDKPTVPTSGFNSDCPREKEQSPKMEPTVTEQDKHVEVRGEGQPPADQPLQLTTKSNLPPLPLDKGVPPSLDKKGSQGGFQGLKRHFSDTDSEEHGSTKRFFSSRSISAPNAVSSPVQNVSVDRNGHQTHMGLPLCEYADQEEPMDLSMVKSRPSPAQTETHMQVETVTHAETLTRDEADTGTQTAQTENEPQTETKKATEEEKVDSLSVFNHKKRNDQTFPSFQPFLGNIVITDITTNCLTVTFKEYVAA